Proteins encoded in a region of the Pseudomonas sp. PDNC002 genome:
- a CDS encoding CaiB/BaiF CoA-transferase family protein — MSLDAGRPLDGITVVSLEHAIAAPFCTRQLADLGARVIKVERPGVGDFARGYDERVNGLASHFVWTNRSKESLTLDLKQAEAGDVLDSLLAKADVLVQNLAPGAAARMGLSFEALHQRFPRLIVCDISGYGAGGPYEQKKAYDLLIQSEAGFLSVTGGPGAEQMAKAGCSIADIAAGMYAYTGILSALLLRGRTGEGSHVGVSMLEALVEWMGYPMYYAYDGAPPPPRAGAAHATIYPYGPFPVGDGSSVMLGLQNEREWKLFCEQVLLRPELAEDERFAGNFKRVANRDALREIIVGVLAELDFDEAIARIERAQIANARVNDMAGVWAHPQLQARERWRPVGTSRGEVPGLLPPASSNAFAPRMDAVPALGEHSERILAELGLAPERIDAMRAQGAI; from the coding sequence ATGAGCCTCGACGCTGGCCGTCCGCTGGACGGCATCACCGTGGTCAGCCTGGAACACGCCATCGCGGCGCCGTTCTGTACCCGCCAACTGGCCGACCTCGGCGCCCGCGTGATCAAGGTCGAACGTCCCGGCGTGGGCGACTTCGCCCGCGGCTATGACGAGCGCGTCAACGGCCTGGCCTCGCACTTCGTCTGGACCAACCGCTCCAAGGAAAGCCTGACCCTGGATCTCAAACAGGCCGAGGCCGGCGATGTGCTGGACAGCCTGCTGGCCAAGGCTGACGTGCTGGTGCAGAACCTTGCGCCCGGCGCGGCAGCACGCATGGGGCTGTCCTTCGAGGCCTTGCACCAGCGCTTTCCGCGCCTGATCGTCTGCGACATTTCCGGCTATGGCGCGGGCGGCCCGTACGAGCAGAAGAAGGCCTACGACCTGCTGATCCAGAGCGAGGCCGGCTTCCTCTCGGTCACCGGCGGGCCCGGTGCGGAGCAGATGGCCAAGGCCGGCTGCTCGATCGCCGACATCGCCGCCGGCATGTACGCCTATACCGGCATCCTCTCCGCGCTGCTGTTGCGCGGGCGTACCGGGGAAGGCTCGCATGTTGGCGTATCGATGCTCGAAGCCCTGGTGGAATGGATGGGTTACCCGATGTACTACGCCTACGACGGCGCGCCGCCCCCACCGCGTGCCGGTGCCGCCCATGCCACCATCTATCCGTACGGGCCGTTCCCGGTGGGCGATGGCAGCAGCGTGATGCTCGGCCTGCAGAACGAACGCGAGTGGAAGCTGTTCTGCGAACAGGTGCTGCTGCGCCCGGAACTGGCCGAGGACGAACGTTTCGCCGGCAACTTCAAACGGGTGGCGAATCGCGATGCACTACGAGAGATCATCGTTGGCGTGCTCGCCGAGCTGGATTTCGACGAGGCCATTGCGCGTATCGAACGGGCGCAGATCGCCAATGCGCGGGTCAATGACATGGCGGGCGTCTGGGCGCATCCGCAGTTGCAGGCCCGCGAGCGCTGGCGGCCGGTGGGCACCTCCCGGGGCGAGGTCCCCGGCCTGCTGCCGCCAGCCAGCAGCAACGCCTTCGCCCCGCGCATGGATGCGGTACCCGCGCTCGGCGAGCACAGCGAGCGGATTCTCGCGGAACTGGGCCTGGCGCCCGAACGAATCGACGCGATGCGCGCCCAGGGCGCCATCTGA
- a CDS encoding acyl-CoA dehydrogenase family protein produces the protein MSRYDTEELNAIREGVRALCAEFPTEYWRRIDEEKGFPEAFVTAMTEAGWLSAMIPEEYGGSGLGLAEASVILEEVNRCGGNSGTIHGQMYNMFTLLRHGSEAQKRYYLPRLASGELRLQSMGVTEPTTGTDTTKIKTTAVRRGDKYVINGQKVWISRIQHSDLMILLARTTPLAEVKKKSEGMSIFLVDLREAIGNGLAVQPIANMVNHETNELFFDNLEIPADSLIGEEGKGFKYILDGLNAERTLIAAECIGDGRWFTEKSAQYARDRVVFGRPIGQNQGVQFPIAEAHIEIEAADLMRWRACEEYDDGKNAGAAANMAKYLAAKASWEAANACLQTHGGFGFACEYDVERKFRETRLYQVAPISTNLILSYVAEHLLELPRSF, from the coding sequence ATGAGCCGCTACGACACCGAAGAACTCAACGCCATCCGTGAAGGCGTGCGCGCCCTCTGCGCGGAGTTCCCCACCGAATACTGGCGCAGGATCGACGAAGAGAAGGGGTTCCCCGAGGCCTTCGTCACGGCCATGACCGAGGCGGGCTGGCTCTCGGCGATGATTCCCGAAGAGTACGGCGGCTCCGGCCTGGGTCTGGCCGAGGCCTCGGTGATCCTCGAGGAAGTGAACCGTTGCGGCGGCAATTCCGGGACCATCCACGGACAGATGTACAACATGTTCACCCTGCTGCGGCACGGCAGCGAGGCACAGAAGCGCTACTACCTGCCCAGACTCGCCAGCGGCGAGCTGCGCCTGCAATCCATGGGCGTCACCGAGCCGACCACCGGCACCGACACCACCAAGATCAAGACCACCGCCGTGCGCCGTGGCGACAAGTACGTGATCAACGGCCAGAAGGTGTGGATCTCGCGCATCCAGCACTCCGACCTGATGATCCTGCTGGCCCGCACCACGCCCCTGGCCGAGGTGAAGAAGAAGTCCGAGGGCATGTCGATCTTCCTCGTCGACCTGCGCGAGGCCATCGGCAACGGCCTGGCCGTGCAACCCATCGCCAACATGGTCAACCACGAGACCAACGAGCTGTTCTTCGACAACCTGGAAATCCCCGCCGACAGCCTGATCGGCGAGGAGGGCAAGGGCTTCAAGTACATCCTCGACGGCCTGAACGCCGAGCGCACGCTGATCGCCGCCGAATGCATCGGCGATGGCCGCTGGTTCACCGAGAAGTCGGCGCAGTACGCCCGTGATCGCGTGGTATTCGGTCGGCCCATCGGACAGAACCAGGGTGTACAGTTCCCCATCGCCGAGGCGCACATCGAGATCGAGGCGGCCGACCTGATGCGCTGGCGCGCCTGCGAGGAATACGACGACGGCAAGAATGCCGGCGCCGCGGCCAACATGGCCAAGTACCTCGCCGCCAAGGCCAGTTGGGAAGCGGCCAACGCCTGCCTGCAGACCCACGGCGGTTTCGGCTTCGCCTGCGAATACGATGTCGAGCGCAAGTTCCGCGAGACCCGCCTGTACCAGGTGGCGCCGATTTCCACCAACCTGATCCTGTCCTACGTGGCCGAGCATCTGCTCGAACTGCCGCGCTCGTTCTGA
- a CDS encoding LysR substrate-binding domain-containing protein — translation MDVVQLKTLIHVAELGSLSKAADRLNIAQPALSRQIRQLERELGGYLFDRHGRGMEITDLGREVLEHATRIMEELEAIRGAVAGGNSAYRGSVIIGTTPTVAEIITVPLVSRIKAEHPNLGIRFASAFSGYLLDWLQRGELEMAISYDPQPLHTLRIVPVMMENLMLVAPHGAGLSLDKPVAFAELAEQELILPSSRHGLRKILDDCARQLGITLRPSVEADSFGALIDLITHGFGWTVLPLASIYSRIQDGSLCAAPLVDPTPMRKLVIAYPADRKVSIATRYVADTFTEIAADLIARNIWAGHLL, via the coding sequence ATGGATGTCGTCCAGCTCAAGACCCTGATCCACGTTGCCGAACTGGGCAGCCTCAGCAAGGCGGCCGACCGCCTGAACATCGCCCAGCCAGCCCTCAGCCGGCAGATTCGCCAACTGGAACGCGAGTTGGGGGGTTACCTGTTCGATCGTCATGGCCGCGGCATGGAAATCACCGACCTGGGGCGCGAAGTGCTGGAGCACGCCACGCGGATCATGGAGGAGCTGGAAGCCATTCGCGGCGCGGTCGCCGGCGGCAATAGCGCCTACCGCGGCAGCGTCATCATCGGCACCACGCCGACAGTCGCGGAAATCATCACCGTGCCTCTGGTCAGCCGCATCAAGGCCGAGCACCCGAACCTGGGCATCCGCTTCGCCTCAGCCTTCAGCGGCTACCTGCTCGACTGGTTGCAGCGCGGCGAGCTGGAAATGGCGATCTCCTACGATCCGCAGCCGTTGCATACGTTGCGTATCGTCCCGGTGATGATGGAAAACCTGATGCTGGTGGCGCCCCACGGCGCCGGTCTGAGCCTGGACAAGCCGGTAGCCTTCGCCGAGCTGGCCGAGCAGGAACTGATCCTGCCCAGTTCGCGCCATGGCCTGCGCAAGATCCTCGACGACTGCGCGCGACAGCTGGGCATCACCCTGCGCCCCTCGGTGGAGGCGGACTCCTTCGGCGCCCTGATCGACCTGATCACCCACGGTTTCGGCTGGACGGTCCTGCCACTGGCGTCGATCTATAGCCGCATCCAGGACGGCAGCCTGTGCGCCGCGCCGCTGGTGGACCCGACACCGATGCGCAAGCTGGTGATCGCCTATCCGGCGGATCGCAAGGTCAGCATCGCCACCCGCTATGTCGCCGACACCTTCACCGAGATTGCCGCCGACCTCATCGCGCGCAACATCTGGGCCGGGCACCTGCTGTGA
- a CDS encoding OprD family porin — MLGALVAGIPFQLAHAAVVSDQSEATGFIEGSTASLLLRNYYYNSDRKSGAGDRKDWTQGFTLNYSSGFTQGTVGFGVEAFGNWGIRLDGGAGTSGTGNLPVRDDGSPESEYGRAGGAVKLRVSKTELRWGDLQPTAPVFAAGGTRLFPQTATGFNVLSSEIAGLDLDGGHFTGGNGPVTTNGDHGLWASYANVEASSIDYVGGKYAVNDALNFSLYASKLEDVWRQYYGNANYTLPLADDQSLNFDFNIYRTNDDGSAKAGEISNTTWSAAAAYTFLTAHTLTLAYQKVHGDTPFDYVAFGVNGPGDTGDSIFLANSIQYSDFNGPEEKSWQLRYDLAMATYGIPGLSFMARYVNGHGIDGSKMAADSPYRGYGYGDDGKHHETNLEAKYVVQSGPAKDLSFRLREAIHRGNADQAEGDVNEFRLIVDYPISIL; from the coding sequence ATGCTCGGCGCACTCGTCGCCGGCATCCCGTTCCAACTGGCGCATGCCGCCGTCGTTTCCGATCAGTCCGAAGCCACTGGCTTCATCGAAGGCAGCACAGCCTCGCTGCTGCTGCGTAACTACTACTACAACAGTGACCGCAAGTCCGGCGCGGGCGACCGCAAGGACTGGACGCAAGGTTTCACGCTGAACTACAGCTCTGGTTTCACCCAGGGCACCGTTGGTTTCGGCGTCGAGGCGTTCGGCAATTGGGGCATTCGCCTGGATGGCGGCGCCGGTACCTCCGGCACTGGCAACCTGCCGGTGCGCGACGACGGTTCGCCCGAGAGCGAATACGGCCGCGCTGGCGGCGCCGTAAAGCTGCGCGTATCGAAGACCGAACTGCGCTGGGGTGATCTGCAGCCCACCGCGCCGGTGTTCGCCGCCGGCGGCACCCGGCTGTTCCCGCAGACCGCCACCGGCTTCAACGTGCTCAGCAGCGAGATCGCAGGCCTGGACCTGGACGGCGGCCACTTCACCGGCGGCAACGGCCCGGTGACTACCAACGGCGACCATGGCCTCTGGGCCTCGTACGCCAATGTCGAGGCCAGCAGCATCGACTACGTGGGCGGCAAGTACGCGGTCAACGATGCACTGAATTTCTCCCTCTACGCTTCCAAGCTCGAGGACGTGTGGCGCCAGTACTACGGCAACGCCAACTACACGCTGCCGCTGGCGGACGACCAGTCGCTGAACTTTGACTTCAATATCTACCGCACCAACGACGACGGCAGCGCCAAGGCTGGCGAGATCAGCAACACCACCTGGTCCGCCGCCGCCGCGTACACCTTCCTCACCGCACACACCCTGACCCTGGCATACCAGAAGGTCCACGGCGACACTCCGTTCGATTACGTGGCCTTCGGCGTCAACGGCCCCGGCGATACCGGTGATTCGATCTTCCTCGCCAACTCCATCCAGTACTCGGACTTCAATGGTCCGGAAGAGAAGTCCTGGCAGTTGCGCTATGACCTGGCGATGGCCACCTACGGCATTCCCGGCCTGAGCTTCATGGCCCGCTACGTCAATGGCCACGGTATCGATGGCAGCAAGATGGCGGCGGACAGCCCGTACCGTGGTTACGGTTACGGCGACGATGGCAAGCACCACGAGACCAACCTGGAAGCCAAGTACGTGGTGCAGTCCGGGCCGGCGAAGGACCTGTCCTTCCGCCTGCGCGAGGCGATTCACCGCGGCAATGCCGACCAGGCTGAAGGCGACGTCAACGAGTTCCGCCTAATCGTCGACTATCCGATCTCTATCCTGTAA
- a CDS encoding helix-turn-helix domain-containing protein: MRRTSFEHLPCPVAQALDVIGDSWNVLILREAFYGSTRFDQFLARLGIASNVLTRRLRALVDSDLLQRRQYNDHPPRYEYLLTDRGRDLRPVLLTLLQWGKRHASMASATELVDTRSGRPVHIALVDADSGEPIGPHHQIHRREGEQLVPVFPQTISQADHA, encoded by the coding sequence ATGCGCAGAACCAGTTTCGAACACCTGCCCTGCCCCGTCGCCCAGGCGCTGGATGTGATCGGCGACAGCTGGAACGTGCTGATCCTGCGCGAAGCCTTCTATGGCTCCACCCGCTTCGACCAGTTCCTCGCACGATTGGGCATCGCCAGCAACGTGCTGACTCGCCGCCTGCGCGCCCTGGTGGATAGCGACCTGCTGCAGCGCCGCCAATACAACGACCACCCGCCGCGCTACGAGTATCTGCTTACCGACCGTGGCCGCGACCTGCGTCCGGTGTTGCTGACCCTGCTGCAGTGGGGCAAGCGCCACGCCAGCATGGCCAGCGCCACCGAACTGGTGGACACCCGCAGCGGCCGGCCAGTGCACATAGCACTGGTCGATGCCGACAGCGGCGAGCCCATCGGTCCGCACCACCAGATCCATCGCCGCGAAGGCGAACAGCTCGTCCCCGTCTTCCCACAGACCATTTCCCAAGCCGATCACGCCTGA
- a CDS encoding HlyD family secretion protein: MNQPITLPAAPAVDTAKPKSRKALKLAIATAAILGAGAYAGHWWLDGRFLEKTDDAYVGGDVTVISPRVAGYIAELKVSDNQLVHAGDLLARIDDRDYRAALAKAEGAVHAEEAALGNVDAQASLQDALIRQSQAEIDAASAEEVRTRDDQRRYATLVRTNAVSVEAAQRADASFKSARANSDKARASLLAARRQLDVIRSQRQQAQAALEQAVAARDLARLDLSYTELRAPVDGYIGNRRARVGSYVAAGTQLLAVVPAQGLWVDANFKEDQLARMQPGQAVTIEADILPGKVFHGHLDSLAPATGAQFSILPPENATGNFTKIVQRVPVRVHLDDADGRLGSLRPGLSVLVEVDTRAHDHGEADQRVAQSSRP, translated from the coding sequence ATGAACCAGCCCATCACCCTCCCCGCCGCGCCAGCCGTCGACACGGCCAAACCGAAATCCCGCAAAGCCCTGAAACTGGCCATCGCCACGGCAGCCATCCTCGGTGCAGGTGCCTACGCCGGACACTGGTGGCTCGACGGCCGTTTCCTGGAGAAGACCGACGATGCCTACGTCGGCGGCGACGTCACTGTCATCAGCCCGCGTGTGGCCGGGTACATTGCCGAGTTGAAGGTGAGCGACAACCAGCTGGTGCACGCCGGCGACCTGCTCGCCCGCATCGATGACCGCGATTACCGCGCCGCGCTGGCCAAGGCCGAAGGCGCAGTGCATGCCGAGGAAGCGGCGCTGGGCAACGTCGATGCCCAGGCCTCGCTGCAGGATGCGCTGATCCGCCAGAGCCAGGCGGAGATCGACGCAGCCTCTGCCGAAGAAGTACGCACCCGCGACGACCAGCGCCGCTACGCCACCCTGGTGCGCACCAACGCCGTTTCCGTGGAAGCGGCGCAACGTGCCGATGCCAGCTTCAAATCCGCCCGCGCCAACAGCGACAAGGCCCGCGCCAGCCTGCTCGCGGCGCGCCGCCAGCTGGATGTGATCCGCAGCCAGCGGCAGCAGGCCCAGGCCGCGCTGGAGCAGGCGGTCGCCGCCCGCGACCTGGCGCGCCTGGACCTCAGCTACACCGAGCTGCGCGCGCCGGTGGACGGCTACATCGGCAACCGTCGCGCGCGGGTCGGCAGTTATGTGGCCGCCGGCACGCAACTACTGGCCGTGGTCCCCGCGCAAGGCCTGTGGGTGGACGCCAACTTCAAGGAAGACCAACTGGCGCGAATGCAGCCCGGCCAGGCGGTGACCATCGAGGCCGACATCCTTCCCGGCAAGGTCTTCCACGGCCACCTGGACAGCCTCGCCCCGGCCACCGGCGCGCAGTTCAGCATCCTCCCGCCGGAAAACGCCACCGGCAACTTCACCAAGATCGTCCAGCGCGTGCCGGTGCGCGTACACCTGGACGACGCCGACGGCCGCCTCGGCAGCCTTCGCCCTGGTCTCTCCGTGCTGGTGGAAGTGGACACCCGCGCCCATGACCATGGCGAAGCCGACCAGCGCGTCGCCCAGAGCTCGCGGCCGTGA
- a CDS encoding DHA2 family efflux MFS transporter permease subunit, with protein MCLGMFIALLDIQIVSASLRDIGGGLSAGADELAWVQTSYLIAEIIVIPLSGWLSKVLSTRWLFAASALGFTLTSLLCALAWNIQSMIAFRALQGFLGGSMIPMVFTTGFLYFDGKQRVIVAATIGAIASLAPTLGPVVGGWITDISSWPWLFYINLVPGLFVAIVVPIMVRIDKPDLSLLKGADYPAMLLMALFLGCLEYTMEEGPRWNWFSDDTILATAWISAICGVAFIYRSLTADHPIVDLRALKERNFALGCLFSFVTGIGIFATIYLTPLFLGRVRGYGALDIGLAIFSTGIFQIMSIPLYAALARRVDLRWILLLGMVMFTLSMLEFAPLTHDWGAAQLMFPQALRGMAQQFCVAPTVTLALGSLPPERLKLASGLFNLMRNLGGAIGIAACATVLNDRANLHFLRLAEHLNSGNEALNHWLAPSLDINGEPSQQALKHLWDLTWREAQTLTFADAFLLVGACFAVTLLLVPLMRKIAPPAQPSADSH; from the coding sequence ATGTGCCTGGGGATGTTCATCGCCCTGCTGGACATCCAGATCGTCTCCGCCTCGCTGCGCGACATCGGCGGCGGACTATCGGCCGGTGCAGATGAACTCGCCTGGGTGCAGACCAGCTACCTGATCGCCGAGATCATCGTCATTCCGTTGTCCGGCTGGCTGTCCAAGGTGCTGTCCACGCGCTGGCTGTTCGCCGCCTCGGCGCTGGGCTTCACCCTCACCAGCCTGCTCTGCGCGCTGGCCTGGAACATCCAGAGCATGATCGCCTTCCGCGCGCTGCAGGGCTTTCTCGGTGGCTCGATGATCCCGATGGTGTTCACCACCGGCTTCCTCTATTTCGACGGCAAGCAGCGCGTGATCGTCGCCGCCACCATCGGCGCCATCGCCTCGCTGGCGCCGACGCTCGGGCCGGTGGTGGGTGGCTGGATCACCGACATTTCCTCCTGGCCCTGGCTGTTCTACATCAACCTGGTGCCGGGGCTGTTCGTCGCCATCGTGGTGCCGATCATGGTGCGCATCGACAAGCCGGACCTGTCGCTGCTCAAGGGCGCGGACTACCCGGCCATGCTGCTGATGGCGCTGTTCCTCGGCTGCCTGGAATACACCATGGAGGAAGGACCGCGCTGGAACTGGTTCAGCGACGACACCATCCTCGCCACGGCATGGATCTCCGCGATCTGCGGCGTCGCCTTCATCTACCGCAGCCTGACCGCCGACCATCCCATCGTCGACCTGCGCGCGCTGAAGGAACGCAACTTCGCCCTCGGCTGCCTGTTCAGCTTCGTCACCGGCATCGGCATCTTCGCCACCATCTACCTGACCCCGCTGTTCCTTGGCCGCGTGCGCGGCTACGGCGCGCTGGACATTGGCCTGGCGATCTTCTCCACCGGCATCTTCCAGATCATGAGCATCCCGCTCTACGCCGCCCTGGCGCGGCGCGTCGACCTGCGCTGGATCCTGCTGCTGGGCATGGTGATGTTCACCCTGTCGATGCTTGAGTTCGCCCCGCTGACGCACGACTGGGGCGCGGCGCAACTGATGTTCCCGCAGGCCCTGCGCGGCATGGCCCAGCAATTCTGCGTGGCGCCCACGGTGACCCTCGCGCTGGGATCGCTGCCGCCCGAGCGCCTGAAGCTCGCCTCGGGGCTCTTCAACCTGATGCGCAACCTCGGCGGCGCCATCGGCATCGCCGCCTGCGCCACGGTGCTCAACGACCGCGCCAACCTGCACTTCCTGCGCCTGGCGGAACACCTCAACAGCGGCAACGAAGCACTCAACCACTGGCTGGCACCTTCGCTGGACATCAATGGCGAGCCGAGCCAGCAGGCGCTCAAGCACCTGTGGGACCTGACCTGGCGCGAGGCGCAGACACTGACCTTCGCCGACGCCTTCCTGCTAGTCGGTGCATGCTTCGCCGTGACGCTGTTACTGGTGCCGCTGATGCGCAAGATTGCCCCACCGGCACAGCCCAGCGCTGACAGTCATTGA
- the tssI gene encoding type VI secretion system tip protein VgrG — translation MFQAANQTQIQLFIDGSPSELRVLQFSGDEALDSLFRIEIDVVSERAPSPDGLLSKRAFLAFDQQLNGIHGLIREARLGASDARFCHARLILEPHLANLALRRNQRIFQHKNAQEIISIILGEHGLGAFSFRLSAPPPERDYCVQYDESDLAFVSRLCEEEGFHYHFEHSPGDHTLVFGDSPAAWSTIGSVPFQSDTGLVADVPVIKHFGAGAAIRTSRVTRRDYDFEKPATLLEGKAQGDGKPDLEDYDYPGRFLDGGRGKQLSQIALQRHAADRTKAYGGGDRPLLSGHLITLTDHPIGANNALWTVTRVSHRGCQPQVLEEHASDNSEQGYHNRFEAIPGFTVHRPPLRHPKPRVLGTQTAVVTGPQGDEIYCDPYGRVKLQFHWDRDGNLDEHSSCWVRVVSGWAHDGYGHVLIPRIGMEVLVNFLEGDPDQPVVHGCLPNAHRPVPYELPEHKTRSVFKTNSTLGGGGSNELRIEDRKGAEQIYVHAQRDQDIEVEHNETHWVGHDRRKTIDHDETVHVGNNRTETVDGNETITIHKNRTKTVDKHETDHIKRNWSITVDRMKTETVKLTYLQNVGLAKMMNIGTVYSQNVGLHLNTIVGMNQVERIGKNRSTTIGTSMTLKVGGGLIGSAAGAAPAGSAKMNIVSDTSSSPAAASSASGGSSLSMDGDSITLQVGPSKIVITAKGIFLDAPDIHLKSANTVNADAPKDVHLNSGTAAAAPVITVDAASPGFTSFNPLSDAGGLAGLAQAALGGDLGGLAGAAMGALGGGPGLSDDAGGPLSKIATPKGCW, via the coding sequence ATGTTCCAGGCGGCCAATCAGACACAAATCCAACTCTTCATCGACGGCTCGCCGAGTGAGCTGCGGGTTCTCCAGTTCAGCGGCGACGAAGCGCTGGACAGCCTCTTCCGTATCGAGATCGATGTCGTCAGCGAGCGGGCGCCGTCACCGGACGGACTGCTGTCGAAACGGGCGTTCCTGGCATTCGACCAGCAACTCAACGGCATTCATGGTCTGATTCGCGAGGCCCGTCTCGGTGCCAGCGATGCTCGCTTCTGCCACGCCAGGCTGATCCTGGAACCCCACCTGGCGAATCTCGCCCTGCGCCGGAACCAGCGGATTTTCCAGCACAAGAACGCCCAGGAAATCATCTCGATCATCCTCGGTGAGCATGGCCTTGGCGCCTTCTCCTTCCGACTCTCGGCTCCACCACCTGAGCGCGATTACTGCGTGCAGTACGACGAGAGCGACCTGGCCTTCGTCTCGCGGCTGTGCGAAGAGGAAGGCTTCCATTACCACTTCGAGCATTCGCCCGGTGACCATACCCTGGTCTTCGGCGACAGCCCCGCGGCCTGGTCGACCATCGGCAGCGTGCCCTTCCAGAGTGATACAGGCCTGGTCGCCGACGTGCCGGTGATCAAGCACTTCGGTGCCGGCGCGGCGATTCGCACCTCACGTGTCACCCGCCGCGACTATGACTTCGAGAAGCCCGCGACCCTGCTGGAGGGCAAGGCCCAGGGCGATGGCAAGCCCGATCTCGAGGATTACGACTACCCTGGCCGCTTCCTCGATGGCGGGCGCGGCAAACAGCTCAGCCAGATCGCCCTGCAACGCCACGCCGCGGACCGGACGAAAGCCTATGGCGGTGGCGACCGTCCATTGCTCAGTGGCCACCTGATCACCCTGACCGATCACCCCATCGGCGCCAACAACGCGCTGTGGACAGTCACCCGCGTCAGCCACCGCGGCTGCCAGCCCCAGGTACTCGAGGAGCACGCCAGCGACAACAGCGAACAGGGTTACCACAACCGCTTCGAGGCCATTCCCGGCTTCACCGTCCATCGTCCACCGCTGCGTCATCCCAAGCCACGGGTGCTGGGCACGCAAACCGCGGTCGTCACCGGCCCCCAGGGCGACGAGATCTACTGCGATCCCTACGGGCGGGTGAAACTGCAGTTCCACTGGGACCGCGACGGCAACCTCGACGAGCACAGCAGTTGCTGGGTTCGCGTCGTCAGCGGCTGGGCGCACGACGGCTACGGTCATGTGCTCATTCCGCGCATCGGCATGGAAGTGCTGGTGAATTTCCTCGAGGGCGACCCGGATCAGCCCGTCGTCCATGGCTGCCTGCCCAACGCCCACCGCCCGGTGCCTTATGAGCTTCCGGAGCACAAGACCCGCAGCGTCTTCAAGACCAACAGCACACTCGGTGGAGGCGGCTCCAACGAACTGCGCATCGAAGACCGCAAGGGCGCGGAGCAGATCTACGTCCATGCCCAGCGCGATCAGGACATCGAAGTCGAACACAACGAGACCCACTGGGTCGGCCATGACCGCCGCAAGACCATCGACCACGACGAAACCGTCCACGTCGGCAACAACCGCACCGAAACCGTGGACGGCAACGAAACCATCACCATCCACAAGAACCGCACCAAGACCGTCGACAAGCACGAGACCGACCACATCAAGCGCAACTGGTCGATCACCGTCGACCGCATGAAGACCGAGACCGTCAAGCTGACCTACCTGCAGAACGTCGGCCTGGCCAAGATGATGAACATCGGCACGGTCTACAGCCAGAACGTCGGCCTGCACCTGAACACCATCGTTGGCATGAACCAGGTGGAGCGCATCGGCAAGAACCGCTCGACCACCATTGGCACATCCATGACGCTCAAGGTTGGCGGCGGCCTGATCGGCTCGGCTGCCGGCGCGGCACCTGCCGGCAGCGCGAAGATGAACATCGTCTCGGACACGTCATCCAGCCCTGCGGCGGCATCCTCCGCCAGCGGCGGCTCCAGCCTGAGCATGGACGGCGACAGCATCACCCTGCAGGTCGGCCCTTCGAAAATCGTCATCACCGCCAAAGGTATCTTCCTCGACGCTCCGGACATCCACCTCAAGTCCGCCAACACGGTCAACGCCGATGCGCCGAAGGACGTTCATCTCAACAGCGGCACCGCAGCGGCGGCGCCCGTCATCACCGTCGACGCCGCGTCGCCCGGCTTCACCAGTTTCAATCCGCTGAGCGATGCTGGCGGGCTGGCCGGCCTGGCTCAAGCCGCCCTGGGCGGAGACCTCGGCGGTCTCGCGGGGGCTGCCATGGGTGCACTGGGCGGCGGCCCCGGATTGTCGGATGACGCAGGCGGCCCGCTGAGCAAGATCGCCACACCGAAAGGCTGCTGGTGA